GTTGGCGACGTCGTCGAATCGACTCTGCAGTACGTCCGCCGGCATCCCGGACAGGGGGTCATCGGCTCCGTCTTGATCGGTTTTCTCCTCGGACGCATCTTGCGCCGCTAGTCTCGGTGCGCGCCATGAAATCGCCGCCACTCACGATCGCCGAATGCGAAACGGCCAAGCGCGAGCTTCGCGCCGAGATTGGCCGTCTGCGGCGGCGCGTCGATCGCCGGCTGCAAACGACCCGTGGCGAGCTGCGCGGCCTGGTGTCGTGGCAATCGCAGGTTCGCCGGCATCCGGCCTGGACGGTTGGACTGGGTCTGGGCCTGGGTTGGCTGCTGGCCGGCGGCTGGAATCGCTCACCCTGGCTGCGCACCTTCACCCGCGAGGCCGGCAAGCTGGCCGCCGGCTTGGCCCGCGAGCGCGCCTTCGGTGAATTGGCCACGTTCCTGCAAACCGCACTTCGTTCGCGTTCCAATTAGGCAATCGGCAAAGAACCGCATGTCGCCCGGCAACGATCGCTCTGACCCGCCGCTTGGGAGCGGCCTCGCCGCCGCGGGCGAGGGTCTGCGCGCCGATCTGCTGGCCTTGCTCACGGCCCGTGGCAAGCTGTTGCGCCTGGAACTGCAGGCGGCAGCGGCCGTGCTTCGCCGCGCGGCAGTCGCATCGACCGTCGGCGGCGTGTTGGCCATCGTTGGTCTGGCCGGGGCTCTCGTCGCCGCGGCGCCCTGGCTCGAACAACAGCTGGCGCTCCCCGCTGGCTCGGTCTTGCCGATCTTGTCGATCGTGCTGCTGGCCGCCGGGCTGACGATTCTCACCCAGGCATCGCGGCGATTCCGCCGCGACTTTGCCGGGCTGCGCGACACACTGGCCGAGACCCAAGAGGATGTGTTGTGGCTGCGGGAAATCCTTCACCGCGGCCCCCGCGGGGCCGATGATGGCATGCAGGCGCAGGGCGACTATCCGCCCGCGTAATCGCCGCACTGGCCCTGCCTTCGGCGGGTGACCTTTTGCTGGCCGCGGTTCCCCCTGGATCAACGGACGTGACAGCCCCTTATCTGATTACCGGCGCGGGCGGACAACTCGGCAGCGAACTTTGTCGCCAATTGGGCACAGCCGCGATCGGCTTGCCGCGCGAAGAGCTGGACCTGGCGGATCACGCCGCAGTCCTGGCGAGGATCGACGAGCTGCGTCCCCGGGTCGTGATCAATACGGCCGCATACACGCTCGTCGACAAGGCGGAGCAGGAGCTGGGACCTTGCTGGACGATCAACGCGGCGGCCGTGGGTCATCTGGCCGAAGCCTGCCGCAGAATCGACGCCACGCTCGTCCAGATCAGCACCGATTACGTGTTCGCCGGCTATACAAGCCACGGCAAGCCCTGGCGCGAGACCGATCCGCCGCGGCCGGTCGGGCAATACGCCTCGAGCAAGCTGGCCGGCGAAGCGTTGGCGGCGACCTGCCCGCGCCATTTCGTCGTCCGGACCTGCGGTCTGTACGGTCAATTGCGCCCGGGCGCCAAGACCGGTAATTTCGTCAACACGATGCTCCGCCTGGGACGCGAACGGGACCGCTTGCGGATCGTGGCCGATCAACAATGCACGCCGAGCTATGTGCCGCACGTGGCACGGGCCATCGAATTTCTCGCCGCGACCGAGGCCTACGGCCTGTATCACGTGACGAACGCCGGCGCGGTCCGCTGGTATGATTTTGCCGCCGAGATCTTCCGGCAGGCGGGTATCTCGATCGAGCTCGAGGCCATCACGACGGCCGAATACGGCGCGCCTGCGCCACGGCCGGCCTATAGCGTGCTCGACACCTCGAAATACTCCGCGTTGGGCGGGCCCGAATTGCCCGATTGGCGTGCAGGCCTGGCCGAGTACCTGGCCCTGCGAACGGCGTAAAGTCGCCACCCCGTGCCGGGCGCAATCCCGGCTTGGGTTTGCGCCCGAGGACCATCACCACGCCGAGAACGACTCGCTGTCGCCGGCCGAATGCGAGCGATATTGGGGAGCGTCCATGCCGAGCCGGGTCTTGAATTCCTCGAACTCTTCCTGGAATTGATCGCTCGACGAGTGGACGTGCTCGGCCTCGGTGATGAACTTGATCTGATCGCAGCAAGGAATGCCGTGACGCTCGAGCACGTCTTCGAAGGCCGTCAGGTCCTGCCCGTACATGATCAACAGCTTGTGCTCGTCGAACTGAATTTCCAGCGGCAGGTGCGGGTTTAATACCGCGATGCCTGTACAGCCGTCGTTGAGCAGCAGCTCCTCGTAATCGTAGAGAATGCTCTTGAGCACCGGCATGTCGATGTGCTCGCGGTAGAGATCGACGTGTCCGCGCTGCTCGCGGTTGTGGCTCGTTTCGAGCACGACGTCGACCTCGCAGCCCAGCGGCTCGAGCAGATCGATAAACAGCTCGAAGAGCTGTTCGCGCGAGGCGGCCGCCATGAGCACCGGCACCGACGAGTGATTCTCGTCGTCGTGGTAGACGTCGTGACGATAGCCTGCCTGCGGCACGACCTGCAGGTCGTAGGACGGGCGCACGGCGTCTGTCAGGAAGAAATCGCCGTAGCGCACGACGCCCAGATGGGCTTCGAGTTCTTCCTCGGAAAGCCGCTCAAAGCTGCTCGCCTGCACTTGGGGAGCGCCGTCGCGGAACACGCTGCGGAAAAACTTCTTCAGGAAACCCATCGATGCACGCACCTCGGTCGAGACTTCAGGCACTTCGCTGCAAGCCGCGTTCAGGAACGCAGCCCGAACAAACCTAGGTCACTCCCTTGGCAACGCCGAGCCGGGCGGGCGGCGCGGTAACGCCGAACCCAACTCGCGGTCGGAGCGATCGCTACGACCGTCATCCGTGTCCTGTTCGCCATGCGGCCTGCCCGCCCCGAACCGACCGCTGACCGGTCGCTTGCCCGAGGCGCCGCACGGCTGCCAGACCTACGAATAATCTAGCACTGTCCCGGCCGATGCGCGGCTTGCAGACCGCGTGGCCAGGCCAGATTTCTCTCCGCCGTTGTGAAGCTATTCGCGTTGAGCCGGAGATAGCCCGGGGTTCTGGGTCCACCCCGGGCTTCGCTCCGCCCCGCGTCAAATTCCGGTACCCTGGCCGCTCTCTTGGCGGGCGCCTCGCCGCCGCCCGCGCAACAAAAAGGGAAGTCACCCGCCTCCCAGGCCCGACGGCCTGGAAAAACGTCGGACTTCCCGTATCCGCTGCCTTGTGCCGCACTGCTGTCGGCGGTGCGAACGGCCCCCTCGGGTCTGCCGCGCTGACGGCGAGAGGTCTGTCGACCCGCGATGCCAGCACGGCACCGGCCGGCTTTTCGCGCCGTCCCGAGAGGGTTCGCTATACTTACTGGTCACTACGTAAACCCGCACGCGAGGGTTCAAGCCGCGATGGATATGGCGCTACGGATTGCCGGTCGCTCGGGCCAAGGCGGGCCCTGCTCATGGATGCGGACTGTTGTTCTAATCGTGCTGGCCGTGATGCCAGTGCTGCAAGTGCAGGCGATCGCGCGGGCCCAAGAGCCCCCGGCATCTTCGCCGGCGCAAACCACCTCGACGCTCAACGAGGAATACTGGGAGGCGATCTACCTCAAAGGCGCCAAGGTCGGCTATTCGCACACCGTGGTGCGCCCGGTCGAAGAAGAAGGTCGGCTGCTGTCGCGCATCGAGCACACCGATTTGCTCTCGCTCAGCCGGTTCGGTCAGACCCACGAAAGCCGGATCCTGCTAGTCAGCTTCGAAACCACGCTCGGCGAACTCGTACGGTTCGAGTGCCGCGCTGAATTGGGTTCGACTCCACTGGAATCGCGCGGCCGCGTGGCGGGAAGCGAATTGATCGTCGAGACCACCACGGCCGGCAAGCAGACCGCGGCGCGGCAACCTTGGCCCGCCGGCGGCGGCGGATTTCGGGCCGTGGCCCGCAGCCTGGCCGATCAACCGCTCGAAGTCGGCGACTCGCGCCAGGTCCAGGAGATGATGCCGCTGGTGAATCGACTCGTGCCGGTGCACCTGGCGGCCGTGCGTTACGAACCGACGCGTCTGCCCGGAGGCGAATACCGTCTGCTCCGCGTCGAGGCGCGCGCGCAGCTCGACCCACAACAGTCGATCGAAACGATCCTCTGGGCCGACCATCGGGGCCGAATCATCAAGAGCCGGCTCGACTCGCTCGACCAGGAATCGGTACGCACCACGTCGGACATTGCGCTGGCCCCCTCGACGGCCGCCGACTTCGACCTGGGACTCGATACGACGATCAAGCTCAGCTCGGCGCTGCCCGGCGGACACTCGAGCAGCCAGGCCCGGTACCGCATCCAGTTGCGCGACGGCGATCCGACCAAGGTCTTTCTCGTCACCGACGCGCAACAGGTCCGTTCGCTTGGCGATCATGCGGCCGAGGTGATCGTTACCGCCCGGCACCCCGCGCGCCCCCAATCCCAGGGCCCGCCCGCCTTGGCTCCGGGCGAAGACGCTTGCGCGGCGCCGTCCGTCGATGATCGCCGCGCCAACCACTTCATCCAATGCGACGATCCACGCATCGTCGCCATGGCCAAGGAAGCCGCCGGCGAACGGACCGATGCGTGGGAAGTCGCCGTGGCCTGCGAACAATACGTCCATCGCGCCATCACGCGCCAGAACTACTCGCAGGCCTTTGCCACGGCCGCCGAGGTCGCAGAAACCCGGCAAGGCGATTGCACCGAACACGCCGTGCTGCTGGCGGCCTTGGCCCGCGCCTGCGGATTACCGGCACGCGTGGCGATCGGCCTGGTCTACATCGAATCCGAGCAAGGCTTTGGCTACCACATGTGGGACGAAGTGTGGATCGACGATCACTGGTATGCGCTTGACGCAACGCTGGCCCGCGCCGGCATCGGTGCCGGCCATCTGCAGCTCGGCTATTCGAGCTTGGCGGGCGATTCGGCCTTCTTGAGCGTGTTGCCGGTAGCGCAGGTGCTGGGCCGGCTATCGATCGAAGTCGTCGAGGCCCATTGACGCCACGCGGGCGGCCTCGTGCCTCGCCGAACCCGCCCGCCTGTTGGGCCCGTCCTGTTCATTCGGGCAGCGTGAAGTCGCCGATGAACAATTGGCTCGAATGGTCGTCCGTCCGGCTGCTGGTCCACATCAGCTTCGCGCCGTCGGGCGAAAAGACCGGCAGCACGTCGGCCGCCGGATTGTCCGTGACCCGGGTGATGGGGCCGGGGTCCAGTTGACCGTCGCGCTCGGCGTAGCGCATCAACCACAGGTCGTAGTTCGGCCGGGCCTGCGGATCGCTGTGGTCGGCCCCCGTCCAGATGATATACGGCTTGCTCGGGTGCCAGTACGGGGCCCAATTGACGCCCACATTGTCGGTCAGGGCCACCTCGTGCTGGCCGTCGACGCCGATCGCGTAGATCTGCAAGAAGCCTTCCTGCTTGCGATCGCTACGGAAGATGACCCAGCGGCCGTCGGGCGAGATAAACGGACCGCCGTCGTAGCGCGGCGCGTTGGTCAATTGCTTCAGGCCCGTGCCGTCGGCATTCATGATGTAGATGTCGGGGTCGCCGTCGCGATCGCTGCAAAACGCGATTTTCTGCCCGTCGCGCGAATAGGCCCCCTCGGCGTCGTAGCCGGCCGTGTTCGTCAACTGCTTGAGCTGGCCCGGACGTTCGAGATCGAGCTCGAACAGGTCCATGTAGGGGTCGAAATCCCACTGGTAGCGGCGGCGTTTGCCGGTCCGGGCGTCTTCGGCCAATTGCTTGCGCTCGGCGTCCTCGGTGGCGTCAAGCTGCGGATCCAAATGGCTCGAAGCAAACAACACGCGCCGGCCATCGGGTGAAAAGTAGCTGCACGTCGTCCGCCCACGGCCGGTGCTCAACATCGTCGGTCGCGGGTGCTCGGCGGCCAGCGGCTGCGTGAAAATCTGGTAGAAGGGATAATCTCCCTGCACGGCCTGGTAGATGATCTGCGTGCCGTCAGGCGAAAAATAACCTTCGCCTGCTTTGACGAAGCCGTGGGTTACCTGCCGCACGTTCTTCAAGAACTGCGCCTCGAGTGCCGACTCGTTTGCCGGCTCGTCGGCTGCCACGCGACCAGACGCCGCACAGGCCAGCAAGACCGCCGCCGCAAATTGTCTGCACCGTGCGCCGCCCCCATTCAGTCGCGTGCCGCTCAACTGCATCGAAAACTCCGCTACAATGTTCTGCGATTGTCCTTGGCGGCTGGTCCCGGGGTGGGCCAACATGCCGCATTATAGGTTCACGCCTGCCCTGCCACGCTAGTCCCTGGGCGCTTGATGAAAATCTATACCCGCACCGGTGACCAGGGCGAAACGGGCTTGTTCGGCGGTCCCCGCGTCAGCAAAGACGCGCCGCGCATCGAGGCCTATGGCACCGTCGACGAGTTGAACGCGGTGCTGGGCCTGGTGTTGACGGCCCCGTTGCCACCGGCGATCGGCGAGATTCTCCGGCGCGTGCAGCACGAGCTTTTCGAGCTTGGCGCGCAACTGGCCACGCCCGACCCGGCCAAGCACAACCTGTCGCTCATCGGTCCGGACAAAGTGGCGGCGATCGAGGCGGAGATCGACCGTTACGAGGCAACTTTGCCACCCCTCAAGAATTTCATTCTGCCGGGCGGCAGTCCGGCCGCGGCCTGGCTGCATCTGGCGCGGACGGTGAGCCGTCGCGCCGAGCGGCGCGTGGTCACTCTGGCCCGGTCGCCCGGAGAGCACGTCTCGATCGATGCCGGTATCTACCTCAACCGGCTGAGCGACTTGCTGTTCGTCCTGGCCCGGGCCGTGAACGCCCAGGCCGGCGTCGCCGATGTACCCTGGCATCGACCAGCGGCACCATGAAGCGCTTTGGTCGCGTGCGTCGATCGCTCGCCGGTTGAGCAATCCGGCTTAGCGCGTCGCCACGAAGGCCATCCAGTAGAACACCCAGCCGGTGACGGCCGTCATGAACATGGCAAACGCGGCCAGCCGCGCCCAGAACATGTGACTCGCACTATGCGCCGACGGTGCGATGGGACTGGGGAATTGTCGCAATGCCCGGACCGTCACGGCAACCCAGAGCACGGCCGCACTCACAGCGAAGCAAAGATGCACCCACAGCGCCAGGTCCAGTGGAGACGTGCCGCTGGCGCTGGAATACGGCGACGCCTCGGCCCGGTCTCGCCAGCCATGCACGCGGATGTCGACCTCGAACATCGCGACCGCCGCCAGCAGCGCGACGGCCAAGGTCAACTGCAACACCTTGTGGATCGCGTACTGTCGGCGATATTTGACCAGCGCAATGCTGATCAGCATGACCGGCAGCACGAGCAGCATCGCGATCACCACCAGATCCAACATCAAGGAGCCGCGCGTTCCCAGGAAACCGTCGATTCCCGAAAACTTGGCGGGGGGTGCAGCAACTGCGCCCTCGGTGCCGACCGCCATGGCAAATACTTCGTGCATGCCTGAACGAGCTCGTGTGGGTCGCGAGTAGGTTCGCGCGCTGGGGCGCGTCGCCGCCCAATCGATTCCTCGGGCGTGCCCAAGATTGTAGCCATAACCTGTAAAGCGGCGAATGCCGGTTTGAGTGCGCCGCCGCACGGGCGGTGGCGCAGCAAACTTCCACTGCTCAAGTGTCTGAAATCGGCGGCGGAAGGGCCCCTTGCTTCGATGCTCGCACGCCGACTGCCCGGCAATCCGGTGGCCAACGCGACGGCTACTCCGGCGCGCGAGTGGCAAGCAGAAACGACGCAGCCGTCGATGAGCTGGCTCCGACCAACACTCACGCGCAGGCGACCGTGCACTGCTCGAAGACAGCCGCCTGTTGCCACGGGGCAAATTGCTGTCTCCGCGCGGCTCGCGGTTCCCGGCACGCTGCTGAGCCTCTAGAATTAGCCGTTTCGGCCGAGTGGCGGAATAGGCAGACGCAAGGGACTTAAAATCCCTTGGGGGGTAACCCCCGTGCGGGTTCGATTCCCGCCTCGGCCAGTGGTTTGACTGAGCTTTGTCGCTGTCCTGTTCGGACGTTCGTTTTTTTCGAGCATCCAGCAGACGGCGCATTCTTTCCGCAGCGTGCCCCGGCTGTGGGCAAGCCCTTGCGGCGCAGAACGGACGATCTTGTCCGATCTCCTTGGTCTTCCGCCGTTTGAAAGTATCAAGCTCTCGCAGCGCGCGATTAGCCGTCTCAAGCTGTTGACCGAGCTGCACGTGGGCGCGGGAATCGGCGATCTCTTGCGTGGCGGCTGTACCGTGGTGGACTCACGTCGATCTGCCGGAGCGCTGGGCCACGGAGCTGCGCGTCGGAAGCACTTCCGATGGAGCACTTCGTCAAGGCCCTGGGTATCGCAAACCGGTACGAAGAGGGAGTATCGTATGGTAGGCATGCAACGTTGACCGCGAACTGTCGCAGGCGATTGCAACAGCCTGCTGAGGCCTTCCGACGCTTTGGGCGGTGCGTCGCTCGACGGAAGATCCGGAGCTTTCATTTGACCACGCCCCCTCGAAGCCGTGCCGAAAGTCCGCGGGATTCACGCGATGCGTCGGCGGCGGGGCCACTCACAACTCGCCCCCTGCCGCGCCGATTTTCGATTGGGTGGAAGCTTGGCTGCCTCTGCCTAGCCCTGTGCGGCGCGATGGCGCTGTCCGAAATCGCGCTGCGCATCGCGGCGCATCTACTCGAGCGCGAGCAGGTCTTCACCGACGATCCCGTGCTCGGCTGGAAATGCTTGCCGCAGGCCCGCTATTTTGACACCAACGTCAATCCTTATCACATCGCGACCAATGCGCGCGGGCTCCGCGACCGGGATTATGCCTATGAGAAACCCGCCGATGCGTTGCGGGTGGTGGTCTTGGGGGATTCGTTCGTGTTTGGTGCCGGGGGCGTCGAGCAGCCGGAGCTGTTTACCGAGGTTCTGGAAAGCAACTGGCCCGGCGTCGAAGTGATCAACATGGGCGTCATCGGGTACAGCCCCGATCAAGAGTTCCTGGCCTTGAAGACCGAGGGCATCCGGTACCAACCCGATGTCGTCGTGTTGTGCCTGTTCTACAACGACGACAGAGAGTTCTTTTTTTCCAACAATCACGACGTCTTACGTCCGAAGTGCTATCCGGTGCTGGCCGACGGACAGATCTACTTTGAGCCGCCGCGCTACACCGCGTGGTATCCGGCGTCGCAACGCAGCTATTTTCTGGCGTTGCTCAACCGTGCCTCGAAGATCT
This window of the Pirellulales bacterium genome carries:
- a CDS encoding phage holin family protein, with translation MSPGNDRSDPPLGSGLAAAGEGLRADLLALLTARGKLLRLELQAAAAVLRRAAVASTVGGVLAIVGLAGALVAAAPWLEQQLALPAGSVLPILSIVLLAAGLTILTQASRRFRRDFAGLRDTLAETQEDVLWLREILHRGPRGADDGMQAQGDYPPA
- the rfbD gene encoding dTDP-4-dehydrorhamnose reductase, which gives rise to MTAPYLITGAGGQLGSELCRQLGTAAIGLPREELDLADHAAVLARIDELRPRVVINTAAYTLVDKAEQELGPCWTINAAAVGHLAEACRRIDATLVQISTDYVFAGYTSHGKPWRETDPPRPVGQYASSKLAGEALAATCPRHFVVRTCGLYGQLRPGAKTGNFVNTMLRLGRERDRLRIVADQQCTPSYVPHVARAIEFLAATEAYGLYHVTNAGAVRWYDFAAEIFRQAGISIELEAITTAEYGAPAPRPAYSVLDTSKYSALGGPELPDWRAGLAEYLALRTA
- a CDS encoding lasso peptide biosynthesis protein translates to MRTVVLIVLAVMPVLQVQAIARAQEPPASSPAQTTSTLNEEYWEAIYLKGAKVGYSHTVVRPVEEEGRLLSRIEHTDLLSLSRFGQTHESRILLVSFETTLGELVRFECRAELGSTPLESRGRVAGSELIVETTTAGKQTAARQPWPAGGGGFRAVARSLADQPLEVGDSRQVQEMMPLVNRLVPVHLAAVRYEPTRLPGGEYRLLRVEARAQLDPQQSIETILWADHRGRIIKSRLDSLDQESVRTTSDIALAPSTAADFDLGLDTTIKLSSALPGGHSSSQARYRIQLRDGDPTKVFLVTDAQQVRSLGDHAAEVIVTARHPARPQSQGPPALAPGEDACAAPSVDDRRANHFIQCDDPRIVAMAKEAAGERTDAWEVAVACEQYVHRAITRQNYSQAFATAAEVAETRQGDCTEHAVLLAALARACGLPARVAIGLVYIESEQGFGYHMWDEVWIDDHWYALDATLARAGIGAGHLQLGYSSLAGDSAFLSVLPVAQVLGRLSIEVVEAH
- a CDS encoding biopolymer transporter Tol; this encodes MNGGGARCRQFAAAVLLACAASGRVAADEPANESALEAQFLKNVRQVTHGFVKAGEGYFSPDGTQIIYQAVQGDYPFYQIFTQPLAAEHPRPTMLSTGRGRTTCSYFSPDGRRVLFASSHLDPQLDATEDAERKQLAEDARTGKRRRYQWDFDPYMDLFELDLERPGQLKQLTNTAGYDAEGAYSRDGQKIAFCSDRDGDPDIYIMNADGTGLKQLTNAPRYDGGPFISPDGRWVIFRSDRKQEGFLQIYAIGVDGQHEVALTDNVGVNWAPYWHPSKPYIIWTGADHSDPQARPNYDLWLMRYAERDGQLDPGPITRVTDNPAADVLPVFSPDGAKLMWTSSRTDDHSSQLFIGDFTLPE
- a CDS encoding cob(I)yrinic acid a,c-diamide adenosyltransferase, producing MKIYTRTGDQGETGLFGGPRVSKDAPRIEAYGTVDELNAVLGLVLTAPLPPAIGEILRRVQHELFELGAQLATPDPAKHNLSLIGPDKVAAIEAEIDRYEATLPPLKNFILPGGSPAAAWLHLARTVSRRAERRVVTLARSPGEHVSIDAGIYLNRLSDLLFVLARAVNAQAGVADVPWHRPAAP
- a CDS encoding DUF420 domain-containing protein; translation: MAVGTEGAVAAPPAKFSGIDGFLGTRGSLMLDLVVIAMLLVLPVMLISIALVKYRRQYAIHKVLQLTLAVALLAAVAMFEVDIRVHGWRDRAEASPYSSASGTSPLDLALWVHLCFAVSAAVLWVAVTVRALRQFPSPIAPSAHSASHMFWARLAAFAMFMTAVTGWVFYWMAFVATR